The genomic segment GAAAAGAACATCGACATCGTAGTCAACTACGGACTCTTCGACCCACACGCACCCAACTTCATCATCAACTTCATACTCGGAAAAACCGACTACTACGCAGGAGCCACAACCTACGACACATTCTGCCAAACATACCGCCACGAAGGACGCAACATACACGAACAAGTCCTACGACTCACACCCGAAGAAACAGCAAACATTATCAATACACTCAACAACAACCTCACACCACCCAACAACACCTATCGCTACAACATATTCTATAAAAACTGCACCACACTCGCAAAAGACGCGATATGGAACAACCTCAAACCCCAAACCTCAAACCTCAAACCTCAAACCTCAAACCTCAAACCTCAAACCCCAAACACCACCACCCGAAGCCTCATCAACCAATACACACAACCCTATCCGTGGCTACAGTTCGGAATCAACCTCATTCTCGGAGTCAAAGCCGACAAAACACTCACTCCCGAACAACAACTCTTCCTGCCCATCGAGCTCATGAACGCAGTGCAAGACTCAAAACTCACGGCGACAACCATACAGAGACAACCGCACAGAGAGAACCACGCAGAGAGAACCACCATAATCACACCCCTCATTGCCAGCATCATCCTACTCATCATCGCCATATCCGTCAGCATCCCAACATTCAGCAAATCACGCCACTCCCGGGCTGTCGCCGTCTTTGACTCACTACTCATCATCACCACAACCGTCGCGTCGCTCATACTCATACTGTTCGCATTCTCCGAACATCCTACCACCACGCTCAACCTCCTACTGCTCATGCTCAACCCCATACCAGCAACCATCCTCTGGCAGACCATACGAGGACGCAAAACAAAATTCGGCAAACGGATATGGACACTCTGGGCAGCAATGACCATCGCATGCCTCTGCGGAGCAGTCATACAGACATACCCCATCCCCATCTTCCTCATCGCAGCAACAATACTCGTAAGAGCACTTTGTCACACCTTTTTTTCTTACTCGGCAGAGCCGAGCGCACCCCCAAAAAAGGTGTGACAAGTCGGGCTGCGCCCGGCATAAAAAGAAAGCCAGCTTTCTTTGTTCTGCTCTCGTCTTGCACCGACTTTGTTACGTGCAACTGCTAAAAAACAACAAGACAAACTATAAATGACCTTAAAAAAACACCATCCTTTTGCTCACTTACCCGATTTTTTCGTAACTTTGCACGTACTTTTGGAAAGTACACGTTAAACCTATCTAAAAAACAAAAGACATATGGGAATTATCAACATACTTCAAAGCATGTTCGGAAACAAGTCCTCGAGAGACATGAAACTCATTCAGCCATACGTGGACAAAGTGAAATCAGCATACGAACAAATTGAGGAACTCGACAACGACAGCCTGCGCGCAAAAACAAAGGAAATACAGTCTTTCGTACAGAACGCCGCAGCCAAAGAACGGGAAGAAATAGAGACCCTCAAAGCAACCATCGAGGACACACCCATCGAGCAGCGTGAGGAAATTTTCCACCGCATAGACAAACTGGAAAAGGAAGCACTCGACAAATATGAGGATGCCCTTGACGAAGTGATGCCTGTGGCTTTTTCTATCATCAAAGAGACGGCACGCCGATTTGCTGAAAACGAACAGACGATTGTCACAGCAACTGAATTTGACCGCGAACTCGCGACAAACCCGGCAAACGACTTCATCTCGATTGAGGGCGACAAGGCTGTTTATCACAACGAGTGGACGGCTGGAGGAAACCTTCTCAAGTGGGAGATGATACACTATGACGTCCAACTGTTCGGAGGAGTCGTGCTGCATCAGGGAAAAATCGCCGAGATGGCTACAGGTGAAGGTAAGACGCTCGTAGCCACACTGCCTGTATTTCTCAATGCACTCACCGGGAACGGCGTTCACGTGGTGACCGTCAACGACTATCTGGCAAAACGTGACTCTGAGTGGATGGGACCACTCTATATGTTCAACGGACTGTCGGTCGATTGTATCGACAAACACAAGCCCAACTCTCCGGAGA from the Prevotella sp. Rep29 genome contains:
- a CDS encoding DUF4105 domain-containing protein encodes the protein MKRIALITYLSFIICQLSISQAQTISLLTCEPGKEEVYTLFGHTAIRVQDPEKNIDIVVNYGLFDPHAPNFIINFILGKTDYYAGATTYDTFCQTYRHEGRNIHEQVLRLTPEETANIINTLNNNLTPPNNTYRYNIFYKNCTTLAKDAIWNNLKPQTSNLKPQTSNLKPQTPNTTTRSLINQYTQPYPWLQFGINLILGVKADKTLTPEQQLFLPIELMNAVQDSKLTATTIQRQPHRENHAERTTIITPLIASIILLIIAISVSIPTFSKSRHSRAVAVFDSLLIITTTVASLILILFAFSEHPTTTLNLLLLMLNPIPATILWQTIRGRKTKFGKRIWTLWAAMTIACLCGAVIQTYPIPIFLIAATILVRALCHTFFSYSAEPSAPPKKV